Genomic segment of Paraburkholderia agricolaris:
ATTGCGGTTCGGGTGATGTCCGAACCGCCGCAGAATCTCGTCGCGCGCGACATGGGGCCGGTGCGCTACGTTGCGTGTGCTTCGCCGGATTTTGCCGGAAGCCGTGGCATGCCGGCGCGGCTTGACGATTTGCGCACGGCGCCGGTGATTACGTCGGCGGTGGTTGGCAGACAGTTGCGGGTGGCCGCGTATTTGCGTGAAGAGCGCCATGAAGTGCTGCTCGAACCGGCGATTATTTCGGAAAACTTTCTGTTCTTGCGTCAGGCGGTGCTGGCGGGCCTGGGTGTCGGACTGGTGCCGGACTACGTGGTGCAGGACGACCTGCGTCGCGGCGCTGTGGTGACGGCGCTGGATGAATGGCGTTTAAGCATCTTCGGTACGAACATGTACATGCTCTATATGCCGAATCGTCATCACACGCGGGCCGCGGCGAGTTTTATCGAGTTCATTCTGGAGCAGGCGCACGGCAGCGGGAGATGCGGCGCCGGCTGAGCCGGAGCGGAGCGATTTTCTTCCTGGTTACACCGCTGCCTTGCTCGCGGTATGCTTGACGAAACGGCGCGATAGCCGTGCAGGTGGCAGCACACGAATCTCGGGGGAGACACAGATGAAATGGTCAATCGCATGTTTCGCGTTGCTTGCAATCGCCATTGTCATTGTGTTGGTCTCGCGTTTGCCGGGCGAGGACGCCATCCGTCTCGCTGGCTATGCGGGCACGGCGGGTTTCGCCGCGCTGGTCGGCTTCCTGATTCGCTGGCGCGCAAATCGCGGTCAACGCAACAAACGCGCGGGGTGAGTGCGGCAATCCCGAGTCCAATTTTTTACTGAATGAGAACGATGCATTGTCACATTCGGTTGATATACAGGAGTTGCAATCCGCGTAGGAGATTGATTTGGACGCTCGAAAATCGGTGTTACATGTCGTCGAACCTGCCACGAAGCATCCATTTGAGAGTTGCTTCCTTGACCTCGGCGGCCATTCCGCCGAGCGAGCCTTGACGGTGCTCACTGCAGCGGTTCATGCTGCCCAGCGTGAAATGAATGCTTTTGACTGGATTACAGACGCGCTCCCTGGCGCCACGCTCAAACCGGCCCTGGCGTTTGGAACAGTAGGCGAACTCTACCGCTCGTACACCCGACCTGCCGAACTGGGGCGCCTGAAAGGCGTACTACGTTCCTGACGAGGATATGTCACGGACGTGATCGAATAGCGCGAGTAGAAACGACGACATTATTCGAGCGCGACGCGACACACGACAATTCGATCAGTGAGGCACACCAGGAAACGGTAGCGCAACGCTCCCTAGGTTTCCCTGGCAGACCCGTCCGCGATGCACGTAGTGCGGAGTGGGAGCTGATGAGCGCCTTGTCACTAACGGGGAGTGTGCGGGAACACAGATTCCAGATGCACCACTACCGTGGCTGCGCGGGGGACCCGCTTATGAGCTGGCGGTGTAAAGCCGCTTTCTTTTGCCTACTTTTCTTTGCGGCAGGCAAAGAAAAGTAGGTGCCGCCCCGCACAGGGGCAACGCTAATAGACCACTACCAAAGCAAGAAAAGGCCAAAACCCCACCAGCCTGTCTCGACGCAATTGCCGGGCAAACCCGCACCCAGCGGGCCCACTTCGCCCCCATGCTACGATGCTCCGAACACCATACAGAACGCCGGAGACATAGATGCGCCCCGAGAGTGCCGCCCGTTTCGACGAACAGTTCGCCCCTCGCATTGCCGAGGCAATCGCTGCCTGTTTCGCCACCACCGTGCACACCGAAGTACTGCCTTACGGCGGCCACGGCCACCCCACAAGCGTACGGATTCACGCAGCGCCGCTCGAAGGACTCGGCCACTACCCGCATCCGCTCAACCTGTTCCTGACCTGGGATAGCGACGAGATCGAACGGCTGATGGGGCCCGAAGGACCGGCACGCTTCGCCGGCTATCTGGCTGCGTTGCCACGCAAGCTCGAAGCGTGGCGCCACGTGCGCGAACTGGATTTTCTGTCGCACACCCAGGGCGAGCCGACCATATTGATCGGCGGCCTCGATTTCGGCTCTTAAGAGGCCGTGCCGATCCGGAAGAAACTCACGCTTTGCACCAGACCCGATGCCTTGCTCTGCACCGCATCGGCTGCCGCGGCTGCCTGCTCGACCAACGCCGCGTTGCTCTGCGTCACCTGATCCATTTGTGTGACCGCATCGTTCACCTCCGCAATGCCCGCAGCCTGATCGACGCTGGCCGTCGCGATCGCCTCGACGATGCGTGTCACGCTGCCCGCGCTTTGCACCACGCCGTCCATCGTATTGCTTGCGTGGTTGATCAACTGCGTGCCGGCGTCGATGGTGGCAACCGACTCGCGAATCAGCGCCTTGATTTCGCGCGCGGCATCGGCCGAGCGTTGGGCGAGACTGCGCACTTCGCTTGCGACCACTGCGAAGCCGCGCCCTTGAGTGCCGGCACGCGCCGCTTCAACGGCCGCGTTGAGCGCCAGAATATTGGTCTGCGCGGCAATCGCTTCGACCACCGCGATGATGTCGACGATACGCTTCGACGCCGCGTCGATCTGGCCCATGGTGCGCACCGCGTCGGTCATCACGGCGCCACCGTCGCGCGCCGCTTGCGCCGCGGTTTGCGCGAGGGTAGTGGCCTCGCGTGCGTTGCTGGCGTTGCGCTGAACCGAGTCGGTGAAATGCTGCATCGACGCGGCGGTTTCTTCGAGCGACGCGGCCTGTTGTTCGGTACGTGCCGACAGATCGAGGTTGCCCGCGGCAATCTCCTGCGTCGCCGACGAAATCGTATGCGCGCCTTCGCGAATCTCGCTGACGATGTGCCGCAAGCGATGATTCATTTCGTTGAGCGCGACCAGCAGCTGGCCGGTTTCGTCGCGGCTCACCACGACAACATCGGCGCGCAGATCGCCTGCCGCGACCGCTTGCGCGACCCCCACCGCCTGTCTGACCGGCAGCGTGATGCTGCGGCTCAGGAACCAGATCGCGAACGTGCCCACCCCGAGCGAGCCGGTCACGACCGACAGAAGCAGCACGCAGGCGAGCGCATACGCATGTTCCGCGGCCTCGTTCGTGCGCACGTTGGAGTCTTGCGCCTGCTGCATCACCGAGGCGACGATGTCGTCGATAGCGGCGGTCGGCGCGCGGTCGATGCCTTTGACGAGCCCGTCTACAACGTGTGCCGTATTCGGATCGGCCGTGTCATAGCGTTTGAGCGCGTCGAGGTAGCTGTCCTGCAGCGCGGCGTGGGTGGCGAGCGCCTTGTCGACGCCATCGGCGTTGGCATCCAACGCACCTAGCTGATCCTTCAATCGAAGCAAAGCGGCGTGTGTCGTGCTGCTTTCCTTGCTGAAGGCGTCACGGTAACGGGCGAACGCGGCCGGATCGGCGCCGCGCAGCAACAGGTCCTTCCATTCCTGCACCTGCTTCTTGAACTCGACCTGCGCGACGCGCGCCGTGTCGGCAGCTTGTGCATACTGGCTGAGCGTTTGCGCGGACTGAATTTGCAGCGCATGCGTATTCGTCAAGGCGTGCCAGCCTTCCAGACCCACCACCGTCGTTGCCATTAGCAGCACCGCGCCCAGCAGCGCCAGCTTGACGGCGATTTTCAGATTTCTATAGAACGTCACTGCGATTTCCTTGGATACACCTTAGTCCAGCTTGAATTGCGCGACGGCGCCGGCAAGACTCACGGCCTGGCTTTGCAACGCGGTGGCGGCCGCTGTCGATTCCTCGACCAGTGCGGCATTCTGCTGAACCATTTCGTCGAGCTGGCTGACCGCGCGGTTGACTTCCTGAATCCCGCGCGTTTGTTCGTTGGCCGCCTGGGTGATTTCGGAAATGATGGTTGTCACGTTGGCCACGTTGCTGACGATCTCCGTCATCGTCGCGCCGGCCTGACGGACCTGGCCTGAGCCGGAGCTCACACTCGCCACCGTCGATTCGATCAGCGCCTTGATCTCCTTGGCGGCCTGCGCGCTGCGTTGCGCGAGGCTGCGCACTTCGCCGGCCACCACCGCGAAGCCGCGACCCTGTTCGCCGGCGCGCGCCGCTTCCACCGCCGCGTTCAACGCGAGGATGTTGGTCTGGAACGCGATGCCGTCGATGACGCCGATGATGTCGGAGATTTTCACCGACGCTTGTTCGATCTCGCCCATCGTCGTAATCACGTCGGAGATCACCACGCCGCCGCGCGAAGCGACCTGCGACGCGCACACGGCGGTGTCGTCGGCCTGCTTCGCGGCGCTCGCCGATTGCGTGACCGTCGAGGTGATTTCTTCCATCGACGCAGCGGTCTGCTGCAGGCTGGCCGCAGCGGATTCGGTGCGGCCCGACAGGTCGACGTTGCCCGCGGCGATTTCATTTGCGGCAACGCGCACCGATTCGCTGGCATCGCGAATCTGGCGCATCACGTGGCTGAGTTTGTCGATGAAGGTATTGAACGCGCGTGCGATCTGCGTGACCTCGTCATTGCCGGTGGCGGGCAGACGTTGAGTCAGATCGCCTTCGCCCGAGCCGATTGCGTCCATTGCATCGCGTACTTTCGAAAGCCGCTGGAACGACACGGCGGTGACCGCGGCCACGATCGCGGCGGCAATGACGGCAATCACGATCAGCGCGATGATCGAAGCCGTCAGCAGCGATCGCATGCCTGCCGTCGCTTCCGCTTTGTCGAGTGCGACGACCGCATACCAGTCGGTGCCGGGAATGGCCTGAGCGCGCAGCAGCTTCGTGCTGCCGCTCACGTCGACTTCGATGGGGTGATCGGCGCTGAAGAGTGCGGTTAGTTTGTCGCCTGTGAGCGCGGGCGCCAGGTCCGTGACCGGTTTCAGGGTCAGCTTCGCGTCCGGGTGCGCAACGATATGGCCGCTCGTGTCGATCAGCATGCCGAAGCTCGCGGGTGTCGGGTGAATCGCCTTGACGTTGGCAATCACGCTGTCCATCGCGACGTCGCCGGACACGACACCTTTCACCACGCCGTCGCGCACCGCCGGCACGGCGAACGCGACCACCAGCTTGCCGGTACCCACGTCGACATACGGTGGCGTCACCACCGGTTTGCCGGCTGCCGCGGCCTGCTTGTACCACGGGCGGCCGGTCGGATCGTAGTCGGGCGGAATGCCGGTCGGGTCGGAGAACTTGGCGGTCTTGTCCGCGTAGCCGACGTACACATTGGAGAACTTTCCCGCAGCGGCGATCTGCTTTAACGCGGCGGACGGATCAGGTTGCAACACGGCGTCCTGCAACGAGTTGATCATCTGGCTATTGGAGGCGATCCAGTCCTCGATACCGTCTGCATGTCCGCTTTCGACAGCATTCAAACTGCTTTCGATTGCCTCGGCGTTATACGAGTTGGCGACGACATAGTTGAGAACGGTGTTGGCCGCGAGCGCGACCACAACGATGGCGACGCACAGGGCGACGATGCGCGCGCGAATGGAGGAGAACATGTCGGGAGTTTTCGGAGTAAGCAGTGAGCCGTAGTCGGTGAGGCGGTGGCCTCAGATGCTGTATACGGCCTGGGCAGCGGGGACTTGAGCGGGCAAAACTTTCGATTTATGACGGCCGCCGGTAACACCGCGTGCGGCGGCGCGCCGCGATGCTCCACATTTTTTCGCGCCAGTGGCGGTTTTCAATGGTTACCGAAACACTACCCTTGGTAACGGGCTGGAAGCGTTATATTCGTCTGAATATATCGGGTATGTGTGATGACACGAATACTCAAAAAAAACGGCCGCTGCTTTTTATCGCAGCGACCGCTTCGTTCATGGGCTGAATTGAAAATTGAAGCTGAGTTGAACCCTAGCTCCCCAGCGCCGGATCGCTCATGCTGCTTCTGCCGGTTTCCACGTGTCCGGCGAAGCGCCGCGTGAACGACGGGTCGGTATCGACAGTGATCGTCAGGTCGTACCAGCCGTAGGCGTTGCGCAGATCGAGGTACAACTGTTCGGTATCGCCGCCGCGTACAGAATGCTTGACCACGTTGCCGGTGTCATAGGCGTTGACGATGGTGAACTGGCAGCGCGCGCTGCCCACATTCTCCAGCCGCAATTGCAGGTTGCCGTTCGCGACGTCGTAGCCTTCAGCCACTTCCGGCCGCGCGATATCGGAACCGTTCCACCAGCTTCTCGCGACCGGCTTGCCCGCGAAGCGGCGCAGAAAACCGTTCGGACCGTAGACCGTGTAGTCGTAAGTGCCGTCGGGATTCACCGGCAAGTGATCTTGAAGCCGCTTGCCCGCTTCGACAGTGTACGTAAGCGGTGCGGCGAGTCCATTCGCGGCATAGACGAGAAACACGGCGCCCGCGTGGCCCGAGTTGACGAAACGCATCGTCAACTGGTTCGCCGAACCTTCGCCATGCACGCGCACGAACAGTTCGTACGGCAACGCGCGAGCCGGGCGCACGCCGGGTTCCTGCTTCGGTACGGCCTGCACGAGCGGCGGCAACGGCACGTAGTCCGGATGCCGGTTCTGATCGGGCGGCACATAACCGCTCGTGCTCGGCAGCGTCGGGAACGCATCGTTCGGGGTGCTGAAGTTGAACGCCGACATCAGGTCGCCGCACACCGCACGGCGCCACGGCGTGATGTTCGATTCACCGAGATTGTGATGCTGGCCGAAGCGCTTTTCGATAAAACGGATCACCGAGGTGTGATCGAACAGTTCAGAACACACGTAGCCGCCTTTCGACCACGGCGAGACCACCAGCATCGGCACGCGCGGCCCGAGCCCGTACGGACCGGCAGGCGTGCTGCCGCTGCCCGCATAGTTTTCATTGCTGGTGTCGACGGTCGACAAACCGTTTGCACTCGATGCCGGCGCGAACGGCGGCGCCATGTGATCGAAGAAGCCGTCGTTCTCGTCGTAGTTGATCAGCAGCACCGTCTTGCTCCACACCTCGGGATTCGACGTGAGAATCTGCAAGACCTGATCGATGTACCACGCACCGTAGTTCGACGGCCAGTTCGGGTGCTCGGAATACGCTTCCGGCGCGACAATCCACGAGACTTGCGGCAGGGCGTTGTTCTGCACATCGCGTTTGAGGATGTCGAAGTAGCCGTCGCCGTTCGCCGCGTTCGTGCCCGTGCGGGCGTTGTCGTACAGCGGGTTGCCCGGCTGCGCGTTGCGGTACTGATTGAAGTAGAGCAGCGAGTTGTCGCCGTAATTGCCAATGTACGGGTTTTGGGTCCAGCCCCATGAGCCGTTTGCGTTGAGCCCCGTCCCGATGTCCTGATAGATCTTCCACGTGATGCCGGCGTTCTGCAGGACTTCCGGATAGGTGGACCAGCCGTAGCCGGCCTCTGCATTGTTGATCACCGGGCCGCCGCCGCTGCCGTCGTTGCCGACCCAGCCGCTCCACATGTAGTAGCGGTTCGGGTCGGTAGGGCCCATCAGCGAGCAGTGGTACGCGTCGCAGATCGTGAAGGCGTCGGCGAGCTGGTAGTGAAACGGAATGTCGTCGCGCGTGAGGTAGGCCATCGTCGTGGTGCCCTTGGAGGGCACCCATTGATCGTAGCGCCCGCCGTTCCATGCGGCGTGCGTGCTGGTCCAGTCGTGTGCGAGGTCTTGCAGGAATTGCAGTCCAAGGTTCGGCGCGGTGGGGCGGAACGGCAACACATAGCCGAGGTCCGCGGCGAGCGGCTGATACCACACCGGCTTGCCGTTGGGCAGGTTGATTGCGCGCGTGTCGCCGAAACCGCGTACGCCTTTGAGCGTGCCGAAGTAGTGGTCGAACGAGCGGTTTTCCTGCATCAGCACGACGATATGCTCGACGTCGCGGATGCTGCCGGTCTTGTTGTTGGCGGGAATCGCAAGGGCGTTGCGAATGCCCAGCGGCAGCATGCTCAGCGCGGTCGCAGAACCGGCGGCGTGCGCGGCGGAGCGCAGAAAATCACGGCGATTTTTTGAGGTCATGGTTTTGGCTTTCGATCTTCGGTGAAGGAACGATGCACGCAACACGCGAGCTTCGCCCGCGCAAAGCGTGGCGCGCGAAACTCAATCTACGGTGTGAATGACAGGTGTGACGAGCGGCGTCGACGCGGCGGCGGACAATGCCGGGTCGGCGCTTGATGCGGGTAGTGCAGGGGTTTGAATCGTTACTGCGGTGCTCGCGGGTGCGACGGAGGAAGGATTTGCCGACAGAACCGCGGAGCTGTTGCTGTCTCCGGTGGAACTATCGGTAGAGCTAACCGACTGGGTGTCCGCGGTTTTGTCGTCGTCGTTGCCGCAGGCGCCGAGCAACATGCAGAACGACACGGCGGCCAGTGCGCCTGCCAAACGTTTGCGACAGAAGGCAAAGGAGGGCTTCGACACAATAGACATGGCAATGTCTCCGGCACGGGGAGGATGCACCGGGGCATCCACGTGCCCAGGTCAGCGATGCGCAAGCATAGTCGCTGACCTGTGTAACTTTTGTGAAGATGTGGAAATTTGGGTATTTGTTGAGAATTGGGCGGCCGTCAATCCTGAATTGCGACAATCGCCTCGATCTCGACCGTGATATTGCCGGGCAGCGAGCCGACCCCGACCGCCGAGCGTGAATGCCGACCGGCATCGCCGAATACATCGACGAACAGATCCGAGCAACCGTTGATTACGCGCGGATGCTCGGTGAAATCCGGCGCGGCGTTGACCATGCCCAGCAGCTTGACCACGCGCTTCACGCGCCGCAAATCGCCCAGTTCGTTATGCAGCACGGCGAGCAGATTCAGGCCGACCATTTGCGCGTGGCGGTACGCTTCGTCCGCGCTGACGGTCGTGCCGACCTTGCCGGTCATCAGTGAGCCGGTTTCGTCGAGCGGACCCTGGCCGGACAGAAACAGCAGATTCCCCTCGCGTGTGCAGTGCGTGAAATTGCCGATCGGCGTCGGCACTTGCGGGAGCTTGAGGCCGCGCGTGTGCAGCCGGTCGTAGCAGTTCATCGATGGGGACGTGA
This window contains:
- a CDS encoding RidA family protein, giving the protein MNCYDRLHTRGLKLPQVPTPIGNFTHCTREGNLLFLSGQGPLDETGSLMTGKVGTTVSADEAYRHAQMVGLNLLAVLHNELGDLRRVKRVVKLLGMVNAAPDFTEHPRVINGCSDLFVDVFGDAGRHSRSAVGVGSLPGNITVEIEAIVAIQD
- a CDS encoding DUF5594 family protein yields the protein MRPESAARFDEQFAPRIAEAIAACFATTVHTEVLPYGGHGHPTSVRIHAAPLEGLGHYPHPLNLFLTWDSDEIERLMGPEGPARFAGYLAALPRKLEAWRHVRELDFLSHTQGEPTILIGGLDFGS
- a CDS encoding methyl-accepting chemotaxis protein, producing MTFYRNLKIAVKLALLGAVLLMATTVVGLEGWHALTNTHALQIQSAQTLSQYAQAADTARVAQVEFKKQVQEWKDLLLRGADPAAFARYRDAFSKESSTTHAALLRLKDQLGALDANADGVDKALATHAALQDSYLDALKRYDTADPNTAHVVDGLVKGIDRAPTAAIDDIVASVMQQAQDSNVRTNEAAEHAYALACVLLLSVVTGSLGVGTFAIWFLSRSITLPVRQAVGVAQAVAAGDLRADVVVVSRDETGQLLVALNEMNHRLRHIVSEIREGAHTISSATQEIAAGNLDLSARTEQQAASLEETAASMQHFTDSVQRNASNAREATTLAQTAAQAARDGGAVMTDAVRTMGQIDAASKRIVDIIAVVEAIAAQTNILALNAAVEAARAGTQGRGFAVVASEVRSLAQRSADAAREIKALIRESVATIDAGTQLINHASNTMDGVVQSAGSVTRIVEAIATASVDQAAGIAEVNDAVTQMDQVTQSNAALVEQAAAAADAVQSKASGLVQSVSFFRIGTAS
- a CDS encoding phosphocholine-specific phospholipase C, whose translation is MTSKNRRDFLRSAAHAAGSATALSMLPLGIRNALAIPANNKTGSIRDVEHIVVLMQENRSFDHYFGTLKGVRGFGDTRAINLPNGKPVWYQPLAADLGYVLPFRPTAPNLGLQFLQDLAHDWTSTHAAWNGGRYDQWVPSKGTTTMAYLTRDDIPFHYQLADAFTICDAYHCSLMGPTDPNRYYMWSGWVGNDGSGGGPVINNAEAGYGWSTYPEVLQNAGITWKIYQDIGTGLNANGSWGWTQNPYIGNYGDNSLLYFNQYRNAQPGNPLYDNARTGTNAANGDGYFDILKRDVQNNALPQVSWIVAPEAYSEHPNWPSNYGAWYIDQVLQILTSNPEVWSKTVLLINYDENDGFFDHMAPPFAPASSANGLSTVDTSNENYAGSGSTPAGPYGLGPRVPMLVVSPWSKGGYVCSELFDHTSVIRFIEKRFGQHHNLGESNITPWRRAVCGDLMSAFNFSTPNDAFPTLPSTSGYVPPDQNRHPDYVPLPPLVQAVPKQEPGVRPARALPYELFVRVHGEGSANQLTMRFVNSGHAGAVFLVYAANGLAAPLTYTVEAGKRLQDHLPVNPDGTYDYTVYGPNGFLRRFAGKPVARSWWNGSDIARPEVAEGYDVANGNLQLRLENVGSARCQFTIVNAYDTGNVVKHSVRGGDTEQLYLDLRNAYGWYDLTITVDTDPSFTRRFAGHVETGRSSMSDPALGS
- a CDS encoding methyl-accepting chemotaxis protein, translating into MFSSIRARIVALCVAIVVVALAANTVLNYVVANSYNAEAIESSLNAVESGHADGIEDWIASNSQMINSLQDAVLQPDPSAALKQIAAAGKFSNVYVGYADKTAKFSDPTGIPPDYDPTGRPWYKQAAAAGKPVVTPPYVDVGTGKLVVAFAVPAVRDGVVKGVVSGDVAMDSVIANVKAIHPTPASFGMLIDTSGHIVAHPDAKLTLKPVTDLAPALTGDKLTALFSADHPIEVDVSGSTKLLRAQAIPGTDWYAVVALDKAEATAGMRSLLTASIIALIVIAVIAAAIVAAVTAVSFQRLSKVRDAMDAIGSGEGDLTQRLPATGNDEVTQIARAFNTFIDKLSHVMRQIRDASESVRVAANEIAAGNVDLSGRTESAAASLQQTAASMEEITSTVTQSASAAKQADDTAVCASQVASRGGVVISDVITTMGEIEQASVKISDIIGVIDGIAFQTNILALNAAVEAARAGEQGRGFAVVAGEVRSLAQRSAQAAKEIKALIESTVASVSSGSGQVRQAGATMTEIVSNVANVTTIISEITQAANEQTRGIQEVNRAVSQLDEMVQQNAALVEESTAAATALQSQAVSLAGAVAQFKLD
- a CDS encoding LysR family transcriptional regulator gives rise to the protein MDVNSLTLLVDILDAGNLSEAARRLKMSRANVSYHLNQLERSIGLQLVRRTTRRVEATEIGLQLYEHGRTIQNALLAARESVTTLGQSLQGRVRLSVPSGYGQLVMSDWLIAFKRLYPGIVLDVMFENRVEDLMRDEVDIAVRVMSEPPQNLVARDMGPVRYVACASPDFAGSRGMPARLDDLRTAPVITSAVVGRQLRVAAYLREERHEVLLEPAIISENFLFLRQAVLAGLGVGLVPDYVVQDDLRRGAVVTALDEWRLSIFGTNMYMLYMPNRHHTRAAASFIEFILEQAHGSGRCGAG